In one window of Bombus fervidus isolate BK054 chromosome 4, iyBomFerv1, whole genome shotgun sequence DNA:
- the E(y)3 gene encoding PHD finger protein enhancer of yellow 3 isoform X5 — MFDHAEIIVPAEDTKDESMEEEVNLTLKLEETESQSEIMKSDIEVDPENKKENSTEEIVKESQLEIIKNDVTDKPENQQSSTFYQEIMNESQPEIVTKSQLEIVKSDGKEEPETRKYAKLPKETLIENEKNFIINMDDNIAHSTNVETTSDVEMDAETVVKIADAEDLELNKNEEVSNKQQLEDNLKCDTNKDNLKDILETASKVEDIFSEEQCQSTQDIVTSILDDVRNATDFKNILSTEAVVANEIEEVLQQSGNIPLAETEIEELTEKLPQDSEDILNKDMEDSISEHIDSLEGLLGLDLIPEGEDSSLKATKAEEELQKSDQLSKVVDMSLLLEQSDPISDMAQTSDYITQVISSCLTDQNDLSLETTKKSNTVEVVDDKVKKSPASDILKIDGSIIVESIDKDENVEDLQKDLKQVTDLEENELDIDFEEAQLESVGDLEDIESQPEIDKNDVDEESENIKNARLSEEIVAEDQENLVINMDDNTVNATNVETASDIEIELASDILLHNMDHNDKAENVGDIQKDLKVDTDLTEIEFEEAHLESVGDLEEIESQAEIAKSDLEEIESQAEIAKSDLEEIESQAEITKGDVKETEPQAEIVKSDLEEIKLQAEIVKSDLEEIKLQAEIVKSDLEEIKLQAEIVNSDVREMESQVEMPESESDVEETESQTEIAKGDVEETEAQTKIAVGNIEETESQTERAEDDVEETESQAKIVEDNTEETVSQAEITKSTAEKAESQAEIIKGDVEETESKVKINKSNIEETETQINIAKGNVEEESENENNMELTEEIIIESQPKIMKSSVEEKCANNKKMEFTEKIVTESQSEIKKCDIEEESENRKELPVELPIELPAQLPEKIVTEDQENLVINMDNNTVNLANVERTSNIDTSNILLHNMDCYVKEEDVGDLQKVFKGGTNLTENELGMDFEGAPLESVGDLEETELQLAKIDAEEESENRKHIELSGEIVTEPQPEVVKNADEEEHENKKAIELSEEIITKIQENLVIDMDVNDVDLSNMERSNDIETQLTSDILLHNVGQDNKDNNFENLQKDLREGTNLDMDFEEAPLESIGDLEETESQLEIVKNDIEGDTSENRKNAGLSEAIVTEDNPAEGNLAEANLTEANLTEANLTEANLTEANLTEDNLTEANLTEDNLTEANLTEDNLTEDNLTEDNLTEENLVTNMKDNIADFPNMERSSDIELELPSDILLRNVDHDENLDDARSAIETSQPSSEISELESAVKFLQESEEQAMDSPLVLSPKMMESVVDDISKQADASSLFVPNEDICENTSELEVELQNITTDSISISEAEIISEAAKLESERKLAEQIKIDALQDKFEIDDDKETINEGIIEGKITLSETKFSVTPLENIEIQQLQNLESNKVSDAVLTLPHVSPNVLKTSESIPKVSILEERLREPPKIEIPTTDVAKVSISPNISKDSLLIQKDAKLIAYQKMLESPKMSDKSESKIVDTPRKDSEKHDFENVGSPRIILKIAKSAITDCGEPRSPKSPKIRSATNSPNPEDSPGQKLGKIKLKLSKGGHPSIISNENIEEVGQWYSEGSSSLSPLGMKIKFSKSGDPSIVSAEKYESIDDCKEGKHKFEETVRTESPIGMKIKLSKSGDASIVQQDAKEMQIKHKDKLDMVQESPKRTESPIGMKIKLSKTGDASIIQSERQDFLEEYKDNVQIKPKEKLESCYGSPKRTDSPIGMKIKLSKSGDASIVSPDLPEENKDINKMKDKLELSPEIPKRTESPIGMKIKLAKTKGGGASIISVENSEEVKDKLEISDIPKRTESPLGMKIKLSKTGDASIVHSEVLDEIKDKMDTVQDASKSLESSHIEVPEEEQSVETIHETSTKIDSPLGMKIKLSKFGDASIVSLEKQEQLEESPKRTESPLGMKIKLSKSGDASIIQTDTSEDANKTIRTIEAEHSKTTDASLGMKIKLLKTGDASIVDPEKKDREQRRRDAESSLEMKIKLSKVGHPTIVACDNQAEVYKSKEAVDPSQNFAQRYKEPGQIGHKEPALKILKSGNSTILQSNRSELTIEPVQMQGKKLENVIEMSPKRKDITIAPIESKKSKLETQLTQILPEVTIQPVTSREQKQFLFDPKNSAISLQQMNVINQEISITQVRPQKSTDASMNEKLKDILSKNVSGSPLNSDCEIIEHRSELIIVNENSNSSQDVVIIEEVSTNRMPEVKVPKKRGRPRRNPLPQGITHPPPHLLMSRDSLPLDDAQQMQQPQVPHFPQSRENERPKRTCRSQKSYAPPRRGRGRGRGKRKLDAVDPQIMKKPRIEQDLNAIEASTTAVITIDDSGLQQEPFIKSPELYKALKQPAMDSKIVNSSGKVNKKIMGQKNGGVKSANIVNNTLPDSTGMQSETNKTPEMRLPKPISNDVKDKKLADIVPERMQKTATKLDSDNRSDKPMENAKLENKDMLVPPGHPNWLTPASKRTENTTKHENMSMVQVIDEETRMSAESGSRSQTPARNISAPASDTIVNEESQGSVLSTATTESEKVKVKNRRMEINFDPDEGPFTVDKIAEYEWPLDRKGETFMIQEQISQYLGVKSFKRKYPDLKRRVVDMEERNYLRENGLVSEAMCDMGLTAICSSEVLDVMCSDFPDQYEEYRKHMREKQVKEHSKKQKELTAAANAEKNRIDLAEMAVQSALSWNISLNKARRENRKCSLDLQTFTIHVPKKQQEVESERRIGHYPVALIPGQYTDYYREYTPAELRYYPLNTVLYGPMRPNERKFDSQSEGSQSDTDSDSSSDDSSSTSSEGTQDTEGSQSTMDDVDMEITNRKDEIKLKCKMCLKTLNKHSKNEVLIQCGTCNGHVHPSCIDLTLDMVPHIQSYAWQCTDCKTCAQCHDPADEDKMLFCDMCDRGYHIYCVGLRRVPQGRWHCQECAVCVNCGSREPGGINSDRNSVAQWQHEYKKGDKNTRVYVSTLCVPCSKLRGDQGNAARQEKLSM, encoded by the exons ATGTTCG ATCATGCTGAAATCATAGTACCTGCAGAGGATACAAAAGATGAAAGTATGGAGGAAGAAGTAAATTTAACTTTGAAACTTGAAGAAACTGAATCACAGTcagaaataatgaaaagtgATATAGAAGTGGACcctgaaaataaaaaggagaatTCAACtgaagaaattgtaaaagagTCACagttagaaataattaaaaatgatgtCACAGATAAGCCTGAAAATCAACAGAGTAGTACGTTTTACCAAGAGATTATGAATGAATCACAACCTGAAATTGTAACTAAATCACAGTTAGAAATAGTCAAAAGTGATGGAAAAGAAGAACCCGAAACTAGAAAGTATGCAAAACTTCCTAAAGAAActttaatagaaaatgaaaaaaattttattattaatatggaTGATAATATTGCACATTCAACAAATGTAGAAACAACAAGTGATGTTGAAATGGATGCAGAAACAGTTGTAAAGATAGCTGATGCAGAAGATCTAGAGTTAAATAAGAATGAGGAGGTCTCTAACAAGCAACAATTGGAAGATAATTTAAAGTGCGATACCAATAAAGAtaatttgaaagatattttagaAACTGCTAGTAAAGTAGAAGATATATTTTCTGAAGAACAGTGCCAAAGTACACAGGATATTGTTACAAGTATCCTAGATGATGTAAGAAATGCAACTGatttcaagaatattttaagCACGGAAGCTGTCGTAGCAAATGAAATAGAAGAGGTTCTTCAACAATCTGGAAATATTCCATTAGCAGAAACTGAAATTGAAGAATTGACTGAAAAATTACCACAGGATTCAGAAGATATCCTGAATAAGGATATGGAAGATTCAATCTCAGAACACATAGATTCCCTAGAAGGACTATTAGGTTTAGATTTAATACCAGAGGGAGAGGATTCCTCGTTGAAAGCAACAAAAGCTGAAGAGGAACTTCAGAAATCAGACCAATTATCAAAGGTTGTAGACATGAGTCTTTTGTTAGAACAGTCAGATCCCATTTCTGACATGGCACAAACTTCTGATTATATAACACAGGTAATCAGTAGCTGTTTAACAGATCAAAATGATTTATCATTAGAAACTACAAAGAAATCCAATACAGTTGAAGTTGTTGAtgataaagttaaaaaatctCCAGCTAGTGATATATTGAAAATCGATGGAAGTATAATTGTTGAGTCTATAGATAAGGATGAAAATGTTGAAGATTTACAAAAAGATTTAAAGCAAGTTACGGACCTAGAAGAAAATGAATTGGACATAGATTTTGAAGAAGCTCAATTGGAGTCCGTAGGTGATCTTGAAGACATAGAATCACAGCcagaaatagataaaaatgatGTTGATGaagaatctgaaaatattaaaaatgcaagACTTTCTGAAGAAATTGTAGCGGAAGATCAAGAAAATTTAGTTATTAATATGGATGATAATACTGTAAATGCAACAAATGTGGAAACAGCGAGTGATATTGAAATAGAATTAGCTTCAGATATCTTGCTGCATAACATGGATCATAATGATAAAGCTGAAAATGTAGGAGATATACAGAAAGATTTAAAAGTGGATACTGATTTAACAGAAATCGAATTTGAGGAAGCACACCTGGAATCTGTAGGTGATCTTGAAGAAATAGAATCACAGGCAGAAATAGCTAAAAGTGATCTTGAAGAAATAGAATCACAGGCAGAAATAGCTAAAAGTGATCTTGAAGAAATAGAATCACAGGCAGAAATAACTAAAGGTGATGTTAAAGAAACAGAACCACAGGCAGAAATAGTTAAAAGTGAtctcgaagaaataaaattacaggCAGAAATAGTTAAAAGTGAtctcgaagaaataaaattacaggCAGAAATAGTTAAAAGTGAtctcgaagaaataaaattacaggCAGAAATAGTTAACAGTGATGTTAGAGAAATGGAATCACAAGTAGAAATGCCTGAAAGTGAAAGTGATGTTGAAGAAACAGAATCACAGACAGAAATAGCTAAAGGTGATGTTGAAGAAACAGAAGCACAGACAAAAATAGCTGTAGGTAACATTGAAGAAACAGAATCACAGACTGAAAGAGCTGAAGATGATGTTGAAGAAACAGAATCACAGGCAAAAATAGTTGAAGATAATACTGAAGAAACAGTATCACAGGCAGAAATAACTAAAAGCACTGCTGAAAAAGCAGAATCGCAGgcagaaataattaaaggcGATGTTGAAGAAACAGAATCaaaggtaaaaataaataaaagcaataTTGAGGAAACAGAAACACAGATAAATATAGCTAAAGGTAATGTTGAAGAAGAATCtgagaatgaaaacaatatgGAACTTActgaagaaattattattgaatcACAGccaaaaataatgaaaagtaGTGTTGAAGAAAAGTGTGCAAATAACAAGAAAATGGAATTTACTGAAAAAATTGTAACTGAATCACAGTCAGAAATAAAGAAGTGTGATATTGAAGAAGAGTCTGAGAATAGAAAAGAACTTCCTGTAGAACTTCCTATAGAACTTCCTGCGCAGCTTCctgaaaaaattgtaacagAAGATCAGGAAAATTTAGTTATTAATATGGATAATAATACTGTAAATTTGGCAAATGTAGAAAGGACAAGTAATATTGATACCTCAAATATCTTGTTGCATAATATGGATTGTTATGTGAAAGAAGAAGATGTTGGGGATTTGCAAAAAGTTTTTAAAGGAGGTACTAATTTGACAGAAAATGAATTGGGCATGGATTTTGAAGGAGCTCCACTGGAATCTGTAGGTGATCTTGAGGAAACAGAATTACAGCTAGCCAAAATTGATGCGGAAGAGGAATCTGAGAATAGAAAGCACATAGAACTTTCTGGAGAAATTGTAACTGAACCACAGCCAGAAGTAGTAAAGAATGCTGATGAGGAAGAACATGAGAATAAAAAAGCTATAGAACTCTCTgaagaaattataacaaaaatccAAGAAAATTTAGTTATTGATATGGATGTTAATGATGTAGATTTATCAAATATGGAAAGATCAAATGATATTGAAACACAATTAACCTCAGATATTCTGTTGCATAACGTGGGTCAAGATAACaaagataataattttgagaatttgcAAAAGGATTTAAGAGAAGGTACTAATTTGGACATGGACTTTGAAGAAGCTCCATTGGAATCCATAGGTGATCTTGAAGAAACAGAATCACAAttagaaattgttaaaaatgatattgaaGGGGATACTTCTGAGAATAGAAAGAATGCAGGACTTTCTGAAGCAATTGTAACAGAAGATAATCCAGCAGAAGGTAATCTAGCAGAAGCTAATCTAACAGAAGCTAATCTAACAGAAGCTAATCTGACAGAAGCTAATCTGACAGAAGCTAATCTGACAGAGGATAATCTAACAGAAGCTAATCTGACAGAGGATAATCTAACAGAAGCTAATCTGACAGAGGATAATCTAACAGAGGATAATCTAACAGAGGATAATTTAACAGAAGAAAATTTAGTTACTAATATGAAAGATAATATTGCAGATTTTCCAAATATGGAAAGATCAAGTGACATTGAATTAGAATTGCCTTCAGATATCTTGCTACGTAACGTGGATCATGATGAAAATTTAGATGATGCTCGGTCTGCCATAGAAACATCTCAACCTAGTTCTGAAATATCCGAGCTTGAATCAGCTGTTAAATTTTTGCAAGAGTCTGAAGAACAAGCAATGGATTCTCCTTTGGTATTATCTCCTAAAATGATGGAAAGTGTCGTAGATGATATATCCAAACAAGCTGACGCATCATCTCTGTTTGTACCTAATGAAGATATATGCGAAAATACGTCAGAATTAGAAGTGGAACTACAGAACATCACGACGGATTCGATTTCTATTTCTGAGGCGGAAATCATCTCGGAAGCTGCGAAACTGGAAAGCGAGAGAAAACTTGCCGagcaaattaaaattgatgCTTTACAAGACAAGTTTGAGATAGATGATGACAAAGAGACAATAAATGAAGGTATAATCGAAGGGAAGATAACACTATCTGAGACTAAATTTAGCGTAACACCTTTGGAGAACATCGAAATACAGCAATTACAAAACTTAGAAAGCAATAAGGTATCTGACGCAGTGTTAACATTACCACATGTTTCACCCAACGTTTTAAAGACATCCGAATCTATACCAAAAGTTTCGATTTTAGAAGAACGTCTAAGGGAACCACCCAAGATAGAAATTCCTACTACAGATGTGGCAAAAGTATCGATATCTCCGAACATCTCTAAAGATAGTCTCTTGATTCAAAAGGACGCAAAATTAATTGCCTATCAAAAGATGTTGGAGTCGCCGAAGATGTCGGATAAATCAGAATCGAAGATAGTTGACACACCACGAAAGGATTCTGAAAAACACGATTTCGAAAATGTCGGATCTCCACGAATCATTTTAAAGATAGCAAAGTCTGCAATTACTGATTGTGGCGAACCAAGATCGCCTAAAAGTCCGAAGATCAGATCTGCGACCAACTCGCCAAATCCTGAAGATAGTCCAGGTCAAAAACtagggaaaataaaattgaaattatctaAAGGAGGTCATCCTTCTATAATATCTAATGAGAACATTGAAGAAGTTGGACAATGGTATTCTGAAGGATCATCATCGTTGTCTCCTCTTGGTATgaagattaaattttcaaaatccgGGGATCCATCTATAGTTTCCGCTGAGAAATacgaatcgatcgatgatTGTAAAGAAGGTAAACATAAATTCGAAGAAACTGTGCGAACAGAATCACCGATTGGAATGAAAATCAAGTTATCAAAAAGTGGTGATGCGTCTATAGTGCAACAAGATGCAAAAGAAATGCAGATAAAGCATAAAGATAAACTAGATATGGTTCAGGAAAGTCCAAAGAGAACGGAATCTCCAATTGGAATGAAAATTAAGCTTTCAAAGACTGGAGACGCCTCGATAATACAATCCGAGAGACAAGATTTTTTGGAAGAATATAAAGATAATGTGCAAATAAAACCAAAGGAGAAGCTTGAATCATGTTATGGTTCTCCCAAGAGAACTGACTCTCCTATAGGAATGAAAATCAAGCTATCTAAAAGTGGGGACGCTTCGATCGTTTCTCCGGATTTgccagaagaaaataaagatatcaacaaaatgaaagataaattaGAGTTATCTCCAGAAATTCCAAAGAGAACCGAATCCCCAATTGGAATGAAAATTAAGCTAGCAAAAACGAAGGGTGGCGGAGCTTCTATAATATCGGTAGAAAACTCTGAAGAAGTAAAAGACAAACTAGAAATTTCAGATATTCCCAAACGGACGGAATCGCCGCTTGGAATGAAGATCAAATTGTCCAAAACTGGAGATGCATCGATCGTTCATTCAGAAGTATTGGacgaaattaaagataaaatgGATACAGTTCAAGATGCGTCGAAATCATTAGAATCATCACATATTGAGGTCCCGGAAGAAGAGCAATCAGTGGAAACTATACATGAAACTTCAACAAAAATCGATTCGCCTCTTGGTATGAAGATCAAGCTTTCTAAGTTTGGTGACGCATCCATAGTTTCTTTAGAAAAGCAAGAACAACTGGAAGAAAGTCCCAAGAGAACAGAATCACCTCTTGGTATGAAGATCAAACTATCTAAAAGTGGCGACGCTTCTATTATACAAACTGATACGTCTGAAGATGCGAATAAAACGATACGAACAATCGAGGCAGAACATTCTAAAACCACTGATGCTTCTTTAGGTATGAAGATAAAGttgttaaaaaccggagacgCCTCTATAGTAGATCCAGAAAAGAAGGATAGAGAACAGAGACGTCGAGATGCTGAATCATCTctggaaatgaaaattaaactaTCTAAAGTGGGTCATCCAACAATAGTGGCTTGCGATAATCAAGCGGAAGTATATAAGTCCAAAGAAGCTGTTGATCCGTCTCAAAATTTTGCGCAAAGATACAAAGAGCCTGGGCAAATCGGACACAAAGAACCTGCACTAAAGATTCTTAAAAGTGGTAATTCGACTATTTTACAAAGCAATCGTTCAGAACTGACTATTGAGCCAGTGCAAATGCAGGGAAAAAAATTAGAGAATGTGATTGAAATGTCTCCAAAGCGGAAAGATATCACCATCGCGCCGATCGAATCAAAAAAGTCCAAGCTGGAAACTCAGCTTACTCAAATTTTACCTGAGGTTACTATTCAACCTGTAACGTCTAGGGAACAGAAGCAATTCTTGTTCGATCCAAAAAACAGTGCAATCAGTCTTCAACAGATGAATGTGATAAATCAAGAAATCAGTATTACTCAAGTGAGACCTCAAAAGTCGACTGATGCTTCTATGAATGAGAAATTGAAggatattttatcgaaaaacgtATCCGGTTCTCCACTGAATTCCGACTGTGAAATTATAGAACACCGTTCAGAATTGATAATAGTAAATGAGAACTCAAACTCAAGCCAGGATGTTGTCATAATAGAAGAGGTATCTACAAATAGAATGCCAGAAGTTAAGGTGCCCAAGAAAAGAGGTAGACCCAGAAGGAATCCATTACCACAAGGAATTACTCATCCTCCACCTCATTTGTTAATGTCTAGGGATTCTTTGCCTTTAGACGATGCACAACAGATGCAACAACCACAAGTACCTCATTTTCCACAATCCAGAGAGAATGAGAGACCTAAGAGAACCTGCAGAAGCCAGAAGAGTTATGCACCTCCTAGAAGAGGTAGAGGGCGAG GTCGAGGAAAGCGAAAATTGGATGCTGTGGATCCTCAGATAATGAAGAAGCCTAGAATCGAGCAAGATCTAAACGCGATAGAAGCGTCTACTACAGCTGTAATAACAATAGATGATTCTGGGTTGCAACAAGAACCTTTCATAAAGTCACCAGAATTGTATAAAGCTCTTAAACAACCAGCAATGGACTCCAAAATTGTTAATTCTTCGGGTAAAGTCAACAAGAAGATTATGGGACAAAAGAATGGCGGAGTAAAAAGTGCAAATATAGTTAATAACACGCTTCCAGACTCCACGGGTATGCAATCGGAAACAAACAAAACACCAGAGATGCGATTACCTAAACCCATATCGAATGACGTTAAGGATAAAAAGTTGGCTGACATCGTTCCTGAAAGAATGCAAAAGACTGCAACGAAATTAGATTCAGATAATAGATCTGATAAACCGATGGAAAATGCAAAATTGGAAAACAAGGACATGTTAGTACCACCCGGACATCCAAATTGGTTAACACCAGCATCGAAACGAACAGAAAATACTACAAAGCATGAGAATATGTCTATGGTACAAGTAATAGATGAGGAAACAAGAATGAGTGCAGAATCAGGTTCCAGATCTCAGACTCCAGCCAGAAATATTTCTGCACCAG CCTCTGATACCATAGTAAATGAGGAGTCTCAAGGAAGTGTACTTAGTACTGCAACTACGGAGTCAGAAAAAGTAAAGGTCAAGAATCGAagaatggaaattaattttgatcCAGACGAAGGACCATTTACAGTCGATAAAATTGCTGAATATGAATGGCCACTTGACCGTAAAGGTGAAACCTTTATGATACAAGAACAAATATCTCAATATCTTGGTGtaaaatcttttaaaagaaaatacccAGATTTGAAGAGAAGAGTTGTGGATATGGAAGAAAGGAATTATTTGAGAGAAAATGGTTTGGTTAGCGAGGCAATGTGTGATATGG GTCTAACTGCTATATGCAGTTCAGAAGTATTAGATGTAATGTGTAGTGATTTCCCAGATCAGTATGAAGAATATCGCAAACATATGCGTGAGAAGCAAGTAAAAGAACATTCCAAAAAACAGAAAGAATTAACAGCAGCTGCAAATgcagaaaaaaatagaattgatCTAGCAGAAATGGCAGTTCAGTCTGCATTATCTTGGAATATTAGCTTAAATAAAGCTCGACGAGAAAATAGGAAATGCAGCTTAGACTTACAAACTTTCACAATCCATGTGCCAAAGAAACAACAGGAAGTTGAGTCGGAACGCAGAATTGGTCACTATCCTGTTGCGTTGATACCAGGGCAGTATACAGATTATTACCGCGAATACACACCAGCTGAGTTACGGTATTATCCTCTAAATACTGTTCTTTATGGTCCCATGAGGCCAAATGAACGTAAATTTGATAGCCAATCAGAAGGATCTCAAAGTGATACCGATAGTGATTCATCTTCAGATGATTCAAG TTCGACTTCTAGCGAGGGAACGCAAGATACCGAAGGCTCACAATCTACAATGGATGACGTAGATATGGAAATAACAAATCgaaaagatgaaataaaattaaagtgcAAGATGTGTTTGAAAACTTTAAATAAACATAGTAAAAATGAAGTATTAATTCAATGTGGTACATGTAATGGACATG tCCATCCATCGTGTATAGATTTAACATTAGACATGGTTCCTCATATCCAATCATATGCATGGCAATGCACAGATTGTAAAACTTGCGCTCAGTGCCATGATCCTGCAGACGAAGATAAAATGCTGTTTTGTGATATGTGCGATAGAGG ATATCATATTTATTGTGTTGGTCTCCGacgagtaccgcaaggaagatGGCATTGCCAAGAATGTGCTGTCTGTGTGAATTGTGGCTCAAGAGAACCTGGTGGTATAAATTCTGATAGAAATAGTGTCGCTCAGTGGCAACATGAATATAAGAAGGGTGACAAGAATACTCGCGTTTATGTTTCTACGCTATGCGTTCCATGCTCGAA GTTGCGTGGAGACCAAGGGAATGCCGCTAGACAGGAAAAATTATCTATGTGA